GGGGTAATGATTTTCTAAGAAATCAGCCTAAAGCGGGCACTAAAGCAAATTTAGCGGCAATGATTGAACAAGCTCAATCGCGAGGAGTGACAGTATTACTCATTGCGGTGCCGCAAAAAAGTTTGTTTCTGTCACCATCGCCCATTTATGCTGAGTTGGCCGAGGAGTACCAGATAGTATTGATTGAGGACGCCCTTAGCGAGCTACTGAAAACTGCGAGTATGAAATCTGATGCAATTCACCTCAATGATAGCGGCTACCTAGGACTTGCCAACGCCATATTGGCAAAGATAAGGTAAGGATAATGTATGCAAAGTGTGAGATGGTAAGTAGTGTTATCGATTTTAAATAGCTAAAATACTCAATATAAATTTCGATTTATGCTCAGGGGTAAATGAATTTTGGTGTATTGCTCCGTGATACTCCTGAAGTGGAGCTTTATTACTTGGGGTTGGATCTTTAAGCACTCTTTCTTTGGATTGCTGTTAGAATCACAGAACTATTAACTTGCGAAATTAAATGCGCAAAAGATGGCCGAAACTTGCTAAGCTAGTGGCAGAGGGGCAGGCCCCAAATGCCAATGGTTAATCGTTTTGAGCTGATTGCGCATATAGATAAATTCAATAAAAGGTTTAACGCTTCAAATGACAGATCTTGAGCAGCAGGTATTTACTCAAGTACGCGCTATTATCGGCAATGAAGAGCAGGTAATCGGCCGTAGGGGGATACTAATCCCGTTAAAAAAAGCCATCATTGCTGATGGTGATATCCGCAATGTGATTGACATTGTCTCATCAGATCCGGCGCTATCGGCACATTTATTGTGGCGCAGCAGCACGGCTAACCAGATCACGGCTCAATCAGTAAAGAATCGTTCATTGAAAGATGCTTTGGTGAGACTGGGGCAGGTGAATATTTACCGCTATGCATTTACCTTTTATTTGAAAGAAAGATTAGATGAGTTACCAGAACCCTATAAGAAGTTAATTCATGGCTACTGGGCACTAACGGAAGCTATCGCAGC
The Shewanella sp. KX20019 DNA segment above includes these coding regions:
- a CDS encoding HDOD domain-containing protein; its protein translation is MTDLEQQVFTQVRAIIGNEEQVIGRRGILIPLKKAIIADGDIRNVIDIVSSDPALSAHLLWRSSTANQITAQSVKNRSLKDALVRLGQVNIYRYAFTFYLKERLDELPEPYKKLIHGYWALTEAIAADAVDSLHQMNSFDISPDEVQTLALFSVFGDIIALTAFAYLNNDNDEPYSLSVLKAVIENQQQTLTMEAFESLGLDEELRDEFLIAHNLRQTHNAASPGLVLRRTLAKRKLLLRPL
- a CDS encoding arylesterase: MRHKLLLLMLPCLLLLQSCQEANIAPLSANATVVAFGDSLTAGVGASRQHDYPSQLAVLSGLNVINAGVSGETTTEGAKRLPTVLAKYSPELLILLEGGNDFLRNQPKAGTKANLAAMIEQAQSRGVTVLLIAVPQKSLFLSPSPIYAELAEEYQIVLIEDALSELLKTASMKSDAIHLNDSGYLGLANAILAKIR